The following nucleotide sequence is from Methanobacteriaceae archaeon.
ACTTATTATAAACCTTAGATATTATGGTTGAATTATTAGCTCCAGCAGGAAATTTCATTTCACTTCGTGCTGTTTTAGAAAATGGTGCTGATGCAGTTTACTTTGGCCTTGATGATTATAACATGAGGGCCAATGCTAAAAACTTCTCATTGGATGACTTAAAAAATGTATCTAAAATAGCTAAGGAGTATGGAGCTAAAACTTATTTATGTACTAATACTATTTTAAATGAAAAATTAGCCTGCTCACTTGATGCTAAACTTGAAGATATTTCATCTAGTGAGATTGATGGTCTTATTTTAGCTGATATCGGATTGATTGAAAATACTGTAGCCAGCGGTCTTGAAGCTCATATCAGCGTTCAACAAAACGTTTCTAATTCTTACATGCTTAAAACACTTAAAAAATTAGGTGCAAAAAGAGCAATTCTTTCACGTGAACTTTCATTAGATGAGATTGTAGAAATAACTAAAAAATCTCCTATTGAAACAGAAATTTTCGTTCATGGGGCTATTTGTATGGCAATTTCTGGGCGTTGTTTTTTAAGTTATGGTCTTTATGGAAGAAGTGCAAACTGTGGAGACTGCCTGCAGCCATGTCGTAAGAACTGGACACTTACATATGAAGACGGGGACGATAAGGTAGTTAACTTTTCTGATGTTGAAGATGAATCATTTGTTATTGCTCCAAGCAGTGATGGAAGTTATAGAACAAATTTCTTTTCACCAAAGGACATGTGTATGATTGAATATATTCCTGAACTTATGAAAAGTGGTGTAGCTTCTTTTAAACTTGAAGGAAGAGCTCGCAGTCCTGATTATGGTGCAATGGTTACTGGAATTTACAGACAGGCTATTGACAGCTTTGTTGAAGATCCGGTTAACTATAAAGTTAAAGATGAATGGATGGAAGAACTTGGAAGTGTATTTAATCGTGGATTTGACACTAACTTCTACTTTAATACTCCTTTTGAGACAAGTGAAGATAATCAGTCAAAATATATTAAAAAAGACATTGGTCAGGTTGTAAATTACTATAACAGAGTTAATGCAGCTGAAATAAGAATCTGGGATGATTTAAAAATAGGTGATAAGATTATCATCCAGGGTAAAACCACAGGCTCTATTACACATACTATTGATTCTATGCAGATTGAAGGAAAATCTGTTTCTAATGTAAAAAAAGGTTCTAATGTAGCAATTGCTATTCCAACAAAAGTTAGAGAAAATGACTTTATTTATAAATTAGTTGAGAGGGATGTTAATGATTAAAAAAATAGCTATTTACGGAAAAGGTGGAATTGGAAAAAGTACTACAGTAGCTAATTTATCAGCTATTTGGGGTAGTGATGATTTAAATTGTCTTGTTATTGGATGTGATCCAAAAGCTGATACAACACGTACATTATGCGGTTCTAGAATTCCAACTATTGTCAATACTATTAAAAAGAATAGAAAACCACAAAGAGAAGATTTGGTCTATAAAGGTTTTAAGGATATTTTATGTGTTGAAAGTGGAGGTCCCGAACCTGGTGTTGGATGTGCAGGACGTGGTGTTATTGTTGCTATGAAACGCCTTGAAAAATTAGGTATTTTTGATGAAGACTTTGATGTGGTCATATACGATGTACTTGGTGATGTTGTTTGTGGCGGTTTTTCAGTACCTCTTCGTGAAAAATATGCTGATGAAGTGTTAATTGTAACATCCGGTGAATATATGGCTTTATATGCTGCAAATAATATTGTTAAAGGTGTTAAAAAACTTAAAGGTAATTTAAGCGGTATTATCTGCAACTGCAGAAATGTTGATAATGAAGAGCAAATTGTTAATGATTTTGCAAAAAAGATAGGAACACATGTTATTGGTACTATTCATAGAAGTAATTTAATTCAAGATGCTGAATTAGATGCAAAAACCGTTGTAGAAAAATATCCTGAAAGTGCTGAAGCACAAGAATACAGAGACCTTGCTTCAAGCATAATGTCTAATGAAAAGACTTCAACTCCAGAACCAATGGATGATGAAGAATTCGAAGCATTCTTCAAATCATACTTATAGAAACTATGTACTATCACACCAACTACAACTCCCCCCTTGGCAAAATGCTATTTGTAAGTGATGGTGAAACTATTTGTGGAGTGTGGTTTTACAATCAGAAATTTTTTAAAAGCACTATTGATGAAAGTGTAAGAAAAGATGATTTGGAAGTATTTGTGCAACTTAAAAGTTGGTTTGATGATTATTTTAGAGGATTAAACCCTCAAATCAATTTTAAACTAAAACCTGATGGTAGTGAGTTTAGAAAAAAGGTATGGAAAATTTTATGTGAAATTCCATACGGCCAGACACTAACATATGGCCAAATAGCTTCTAAAATATCTAAAACAATGTCGGCTCAGGCAGTAGGTGGTGCTGTTGGACATAACCCTATTTCTATTTTAATACCCTGTCACAGAGTATTAGGAGCTAATGGCAAATTAACAGGTTATGCTGGCGGTTTGGATAAAAAAATAGAACTTCTAAAGCTAGAAAAAATTTTATAGATACTATGAATGTGCCGATTAATATTCTCATAGGAAATGCAATATCTCTAGTTGCAGGTCTTTTTATCATACTTAGTATGTGGGTTAATGATGAAAAGCAGGCATACAGATACCAGTTCTGGAATGCTTTTATTTTAGCTATTTCTTCTGTATTCTTTTTTTCATGGTCTGGTGTTATTACTATGGGAATTGCAGCTGCAAAAAACGCAGTTGTATATAAAGGCAAGCTAACATTCAAATTAACCATATTTTTCATTGCAATAGCTGTTATTTTTGGTTGTTTAGTAAATACAATGGGTTTTGCTGGACTTTTACCAATTATTGGAATAATCCAGATTACATTATGTAACTATTATTTGAAAACTATAAAACCAATTAAAATAGGCTTTATTGTAAACAGTGCGATTTATATAATCTATTTTCTTGTAATATGGGATTTTTCATCTGCAGCTATTGAAACAATCACTGCACTGGTCGGCGTTGTCTCTCTAGCAAGATTAATCTATTCTAAAAATTAACTGTAATTGTTTGAATTATACTATAGATTTAAATACTACTTATGATAATCATTAATAAGAAATTACAGAGGTGATAAATCATGCGTAAGATTACAATTCTATTGTTAGCTTTAATCCTTGGGGGCATGTTAATTCCAACAGGATTTGCAATTGATTCAAACGTAGTAATTACATATGGTGAAACTACATACTCAAACTCAAATTACAAATCTTTTGTTGATAATTTCTTTATCAACCAAGCAAATGTTGACATTAACAATGTGGGTATAAAAACAATTTCAGCAGATCAAGTAAACCAAATTTCAAGCGGTATTACTGGTAAATCTTATACTTCAGGTCAAATTTTATCATCTGCACTTGTTGATTTAAACGATAATCAAAATCTAAAAGTAAGTGTTGACAAATCCAAAATTACAACAATTACTGGAGATATGTACCTTTCAGCTTTAAAATCTGCAGGAATAACCAAAGGACATGTTTACGTTACAAGTCCAGTTCAAGCAACTGGTGAATCTGCTCTTGCAGGAATCATGAATTCCTACGAAGAAGTAACTGATGTTCAAATTCCAGATTCTGTAAAAGAAGCAGCAAACGATGAAATCTACACTCAGGCTGAAATCGTAAACAATTCTGGTGTAAATGCTGATGATTTATCCAATTTGGTAAATCAAGTAAAAGACGAAGTAACTGGAGATAATATTACCAACCATAATGAAATTGTAAATATTATCACCAATAAAGTCGAAAATAACAATATAAACATTACAAACGTTGATATTGAAAATTTAGCTAACTCCATCGAACAAGTACAAAACGTACAAGGTGATGTAAACTACTACAAAGATCAAGTAAGTGATGTATTTGGAAACAGCACTGCTGATGGAATGTTAGACGGATTTTTCAATTGGATTAACTCCATTATTGGAGCTAATTCCTAATCTTTTTTTTTAAAATTTATTAAATTCTTTTTGAGCATTTTCATAAAAATATCCAAGCTCTCGACCATTTACAAAAATATGGCTTACAGTAATTGAAACGCTCATTTCATAGTTTTCATTGACTTTTCCCCAGGTTATAAGAGGCTGTATTGCCTGACCGTGTACTTCACAGTTGGTAATCATGTCAAAATCAACCCATGGAATACATGAGAAATTAGCAATGTTTTCAAAATCCCTTCTCTCCATTTCAATGCAAAAACCTTCTTTTTTACCACTTAATATGTCATTTGATGTATTTTTAACATAATCATGCCATTGTAATATGTCTTCGAATTCCTGTGGTGTTTTAACTCTCATTTCTCTGTAAATATGTTCATCTTCATTCATTATTGGAGATACTCCATCAAGAGAGTCATATTCAATTACTTTTCCATCATGTATTCTTCTTTTTAATTGAGGAACGGAATTTACAGCATTCATTAAACAACCAAGACTCATTATAAAAAAGGATTTATTATTCTCATGACACCAGTTCCATAATTTTTCAACGTTAATTCTGGCATTCATAGCATATCTTGAGGATAAAAAATTAATAAATGGATTTTCATCTAAATTAAATTCGATTTCTTTCATATTTTAACCTTAATCTTTTTATATTATTTTTTAATATATATTATAATGTATAAATGATATACGGTTTTGATAAAATGAAAGTTGTTATTGTAGGTGGAGGAGCTGGAGGAATTTCTACAGCTTCAAACATTCGTAAACTTGATGAGAGTATTGAAATTACAGTTATCACAAGAGATAACAAAGTAGCATATTCTCCATGTGCTATTCCTTATGTTTTATCTGGTAAAATCGAATCTTTTGATGATATTGTAATGAGAACCCCTGAAGATTATAAAAATAAAAATATTGATGTTATTATTGAAGCAGAAGTAACTGCTGTTGATTCTGATAAAAAAACTGTTACTTATCAAAAAGATGATGAAGAAATCGTCTTAGATTATGATAAATTAGTTCTTGCAACAGGAGGTAATCCATTTATCCCTCCAATGCAAGGTGTTGATTTAGACGGAGTATTTAGAATCCGTAACATTGATGATGGTATCAAAGTTCAAGAAGCAATTAAAGATGCAAAAAGTGCAATTGTTACTGGAGCAGGTTTAATTGGTATTGAAATTGCATTTGCTCTTAAACAAAAAGGTTTAAATGTAATTTTAAGCGAAATGTTACCTCAAATTGTTCCTAGATCTCTTGATAAAGACATGTCTGATATTTTAGTAGAATATCTTGAAATGGAAGGAATTCAAGTTGTTTTAGGAAAACCAATCACTAAATTAATTGGTGATGGAAAAGTAGAAAAAGCATGCTTCGGTGATGAAGAAATCTATGATGCTGATATGGTCATCATGGCTACTGGTGTTAGAGCTGAATTGGATTTAGCTAAAATGGCAGGTTGTGAACTTGGAAGATGGGCTATTCTTGTAAATGACAGAATGGAAACTTCCGTAGAAGATGTTTATGCTGTTGGGGATTGTGTAGAATCCAAAGATTTAATTTTAGGATCAAATACCATTTCTCAATTAGGTACTACTGCAGTTCGTGAATCCAAAACTTTAGCACGCACCATTTGCGGTAAAAAATCTAAATTTAATCCAGTATTAAACTCCATGGTTTCAAAAGTGGGTAAATTAGAATTCGGTGCAGTTGGTTACACTACTAGTTTTGCACAACAAAACAGAATCAGACCAGTTGTACAAAAAGTACAGGCATTTACAAGAGCTCGTTATTATCCAAATGCTAAACCAATGGATATCAAAGTTATTTGTGATGGAAATGGAACCATTATTGGTTGTCAAATCATAGCAGAAGAAAGAGTAGCTGAAAGAATCGATACAATGACATTAGCTATTACAGAAGGTTTAACCTGTTTTGATTTAAGTAATATGGAATTTGCTTACGCACCACCAGTTTCAATGGTTACTGACCCATTAATACTTGCTGTTGAAGAAGTAAGTAAAAAATTTAGTTAAATAAATTTGGAGATGATATAAAATGGCAGGACACGGACATGGACATGGACATGGGGGTCAAATGACTCCTGAACAACAAAAACAAATGATTGAACAAGACTTAAGATTAGCTAAAAACTTAGGTCAAATCAAACATAAAATCGTTGTTATGAGTGGAAAAGGTGGGGTAGGAAAATCCACTGTTGCAGCTAACCTTGCTGAAACTTTACAAAAATTAGGATTTAAAACCGGTATTTTAGATGCAGATATTCACGGTCCAAACATCCCTAAAATGTTAGGTGTGGATTTATACGGTGAATCATTCAATGAATATCAGTTCAATGTATTTAAAGAAATTACCGAATCTGGATTAGAAGGTAAAAACTTTAAAACTGATGAAGAAAAATTAGCATTCATTGAATCTAAAAAAGAAGAATACAAACATTCAATGTTCCCGGTTGAAACTCCAAGTGGTCTTAAAGTAATGTCAATGGCATTCTTATTAGATGGAATTGACAGACCTATCATCTGGAGAGGACCTCAAAAAACCGGTGCTATTAGACAATTAATTTCAGATGCACACTGGGGTTCACTTGACTACTTAATTATTGATAACCCACCTGGAACTGGTGATGAACCTTTAACCGTTTTACAAACTATTCCTGATGCAGATGCAGTTATTATGGTAACCACTCCTAACGTTGTATCTCAAGAAGATGTTTTAAAATGTGTGAAAATGGTTGAAATGATGAATATCGAACAAATAGGTCTTATTGAAAACATGGCTTATTACATGTGCCCACACTGTGATGAAAAACTTCACATTTTTGGTGAAGGTAATGGAGAAGCTTTCGCAGAAGAAATGGAAATTACTTATTTAGGTGATTTACCTATCGAAGAAAAAGTTTCTGATTCACCAAATAAAGAAGGAGTAATTTCTGTAATTGATCCTAGTGATGAAGTTTCAAAAAGATTTGTTGAAATCGTTAAAGATATTCAAAAAGAA
It contains:
- a CDS encoding methylated-DNA--[protein]-cysteine S-methyltransferase, yielding MLFVSDGETICGVWFYNQKFFKSTIDESVRKDDLEVFVQLKSWFDDYFRGLNPQINFKLKPDGSEFRKKVWKILCEIPYGQTLTYGQIASKISKTMSAQAVGGAVGHNPISILIPCHRVLGANGKLTGYAGGLDKKIELLKLEKIL
- the cfbC gene encoding Ni-sirohydrochlorin a,c-diamide reductive cyclase ATP-dependent reductase subunit translates to MIKKIAIYGKGGIGKSTTVANLSAIWGSDDLNCLVIGCDPKADTTRTLCGSRIPTIVNTIKKNRKPQREDLVYKGFKDILCVESGGPEPGVGCAGRGVIVAMKRLEKLGIFDEDFDVVIYDVLGDVVCGGFSVPLREKYADEVLIVTSGEYMALYAANNIVKGVKKLKGNLSGIICNCRNVDNEEQIVNDFAKKIGTHVIGTIHRSNLIQDAELDAKTVVEKYPESAEAQEYRDLASSIMSNEKTSTPEPMDDEEFEAFFKSYL
- a CDS encoding U32 family peptidase codes for the protein MVELLAPAGNFISLRAVLENGADAVYFGLDDYNMRANAKNFSLDDLKNVSKIAKEYGAKTYLCTNTILNEKLACSLDAKLEDISSSEIDGLILADIGLIENTVASGLEAHISVQQNVSNSYMLKTLKKLGAKRAILSRELSLDEIVEITKKSPIETEIFVHGAICMAISGRCFLSYGLYGRSANCGDCLQPCRKNWTLTYEDGDDKVVNFSDVEDESFVIAPSSDGSYRTNFFSPKDMCMIEYIPELMKSGVASFKLEGRARSPDYGAMVTGIYRQAIDSFVEDPVNYKVKDEWMEELGSVFNRGFDTNFYFNTPFETSEDNQSKYIKKDIGQVVNYYNRVNAAEIRIWDDLKIGDKIIIQGKTTGSITHTIDSMQIEGKSVSNVKKGSNVAIAIPTKVRENDFIYKLVERDVND
- a CDS encoding DUF1002 domain-containing protein produces the protein MRKITILLLALILGGMLIPTGFAIDSNVVITYGETTYSNSNYKSFVDNFFINQANVDINNVGIKTISADQVNQISSGITGKSYTSGQILSSALVDLNDNQNLKVSVDKSKITTITGDMYLSALKSAGITKGHVYVTSPVQATGESALAGIMNSYEEVTDVQIPDSVKEAANDEIYTQAEIVNNSGVNADDLSNLVNQVKDEVTGDNITNHNEIVNIITNKVENNNINITNVDIENLANSIEQVQNVQGDVNYYKDQVSDVFGNSTADGMLDGFFNWINSIIGANS
- a CDS encoding FAD-dependent oxidoreductase, with product MKVVIVGGGAGGISTASNIRKLDESIEITVITRDNKVAYSPCAIPYVLSGKIESFDDIVMRTPEDYKNKNIDVIIEAEVTAVDSDKKTVTYQKDDEEIVLDYDKLVLATGGNPFIPPMQGVDLDGVFRIRNIDDGIKVQEAIKDAKSAIVTGAGLIGIEIAFALKQKGLNVILSEMLPQIVPRSLDKDMSDILVEYLEMEGIQVVLGKPITKLIGDGKVEKACFGDEEIYDADMVIMATGVRAELDLAKMAGCELGRWAILVNDRMETSVEDVYAVGDCVESKDLILGSNTISQLGTTAVRESKTLARTICGKKSKFNPVLNSMVSKVGKLEFGAVGYTTSFAQQNRIRPVVQKVQAFTRARYYPNAKPMDIKVICDGNGTIIGCQIIAEERVAERIDTMTLAITEGLTCFDLSNMEFAYAPPVSMVTDPLILAVEEVSKKFS
- a CDS encoding CatA-like O-acetyltransferase, with the translated sequence MKEIEFNLDENPFINFLSSRYAMNARINVEKLWNWCHENNKSFFIMSLGCLMNAVNSVPQLKRRIHDGKVIEYDSLDGVSPIMNEDEHIYREMRVKTPQEFEDILQWHDYVKNTSNDILSGKKEGFCIEMERRDFENIANFSCIPWVDFDMITNCEVHGQAIQPLITWGKVNENYEMSVSITVSHIFVNGRELGYFYENAQKEFNKF
- a CDS encoding YgjV family protein, producing the protein MNVPINILIGNAISLVAGLFIILSMWVNDEKQAYRYQFWNAFILAISSVFFFSWSGVITMGIAAAKNAVVYKGKLTFKLTIFFIAIAVIFGCLVNTMGFAGLLPIIGIIQITLCNYYLKTIKPIKIGFIVNSAIYIIYFLVIWDFSSAAIETITALVGVVSLARLIYSKN
- a CDS encoding Mrp/NBP35 family ATP-binding protein, coding for MAGHGHGHGHGGQMTPEQQKQMIEQDLRLAKNLGQIKHKIVVMSGKGGVGKSTVAANLAETLQKLGFKTGILDADIHGPNIPKMLGVDLYGESFNEYQFNVFKEITESGLEGKNFKTDEEKLAFIESKKEEYKHSMFPVETPSGLKVMSMAFLLDGIDRPIIWRGPQKTGAIRQLISDAHWGSLDYLIIDNPPGTGDEPLTVLQTIPDADAVIMVTTPNVVSQEDVLKCVKMVEMMNIEQIGLIENMAYYMCPHCDEKLHIFGEGNGEAFAEEMEITYLGDLPIEEKVSDSPNKEGVISVIDPSDEVSKRFVEIVKDIQKEFIKE